One Megasphaera elsdenii DSM 20460 genomic window carries:
- a CDS encoding HAD hydrolase-like protein — MYKYVLFDLDGTLTDSKDGIINSVAYALEKMGESTEGRLDQHTVVGPPLLTTFEEVYGFSPEKARRTYAYFQERYSTIGKFENRAFDGIVPMLKTMKEAGIRSFVATSKPQVHAEAICQKFGIAPYVEAIAGPAVGGTDTKADVMRRILDGLGPLQPGDAVMVGDRRFDVIGAHELGLPVIYVTYGYGNEAERKAFQPEYTADTVAALGQLLLQA; from the coding sequence ATGTATAAATACGTTTTATTCGATCTGGACGGTACGCTGACCGATTCTAAAGACGGCATCATCAATTCCGTTGCCTATGCCCTGGAAAAAATGGGCGAATCGACAGAAGGCCGGCTGGACCAGCACACCGTCGTCGGGCCGCCGCTCTTGACGACTTTTGAAGAAGTCTATGGCTTTTCGCCGGAAAAGGCGCGCCGGACTTATGCCTATTTCCAGGAACGCTACAGCACGATCGGCAAGTTCGAGAACCGGGCTTTCGACGGCATCGTTCCCATGCTGAAGACCATGAAAGAAGCGGGCATCCGCTCGTTTGTCGCTACATCCAAACCCCAGGTCCATGCCGAAGCGATTTGCCAGAAATTCGGCATCGCGCCTTACGTGGAAGCCATTGCCGGGCCTGCCGTCGGCGGTACCGATACGAAAGCCGATGTCATGCGCCGTATCCTGGATGGCCTGGGCCCGCTGCAGCCAGGCGATGCCGTCATGGTCGGCGACCGCCGCTTCGATGTCATCGGAGCCCACGAACTGGGCCTGCCCGTCATATATGTCACCTATGGGTATGGCAATGAAGCGGAACGGAAGGCCTTCCAGCCAGAGTATACGGCCGATACCGTAGCGGCTCTGGGCCAGCTGCTTTTGCAGGCTTAG
- a CDS encoding insulinase family protein, with protein MKLQEKQTIHGFAVDRSRYVPELHSQAYELHHIQSGARLLYIQNDDDNKVFSISFRTTPSDSTGVPHICEHSTLCGSRKFPLKEPFVELVKGSLNTFLNAMTFPDKTMYPVASRNAADFKNLMDVYLDAVFFPNMIKDKQVLMQEGWHYHLDSADSELTYRGVVYNEMKGVFSSPDSQMERHVMDALFPDTTYGVESGGNPDDIPNLTQESFAAFHAKYYHPSNSYLFLYGDMDIDQTLAFIDGEYLSQFHVQSVDSAIGRQTCPGSQVKTYPYGIATGEKTDHKTLHSLTYVIDDALDPTVAMAFKVLTYVLLQSPAAPLKKALVDAGLGKDISGDFQDGILQPLWGISVNGSDPDKQAQILPLVRKVLSDMVRSGLDKTLLTGALNRTEFALREADFVGRPKGLIYGIRCMDTWLYDMDPLAALSYEGALETLRRGIDNGYFEGLIQKYILDNPYYALVSLVPEPGLTERHDKALADKLAAYKASLSKEEIDAIVADSQALQKRQATPDSPEALETIPTLTRDDLEKKVDSIAMEQQTMDGVTVCYVPDETNGITYVNAYFDLHGLTREEISYVYLLSDLIGDMDTTDHTYGDIASLIDLYTGGIDYSVSAFSNRTDNKDYMPVFRFKAKGLTQNLDKLVDLLKEISLHTVFTNKDRLAELVEETKAGWDMDAFRRGHTIVMHRVLSYVSPVEAFCDAGELSYYQFITDIAGRIRSDADEIGAKLSAVMKKIFTRSALTLEVTASQEDWKTAKVVVPAWIQALPQGEKPQGLCDFGLSRKNEGIMTSGTVQYVAKGGNFRSHGYDYDGSLMVLDTILQYGYLWTKIRVQGGAYGAFTRFYDNGDMVFCSYRDPNLRSSVEAYDALADYLESFDVSDREMTKYVIGTLSRIDVPLTPSLRGAKAMSRYFTGTTEAIAQQRRDQLLATTAADIRALAPRIRAVMEDDNVCVMGSEAKIREAKDLFANLVSLPD; from the coding sequence ATGAAATTACAAGAAAAACAGACTATCCATGGCTTTGCCGTCGACCGGTCCCGTTACGTACCGGAACTACACAGCCAGGCTTATGAGCTGCACCACATCCAGTCCGGTGCCCGCTTGTTATATATCCAGAATGATGACGACAATAAAGTCTTTTCCATTTCTTTCCGGACGACGCCGTCTGACAGCACGGGCGTACCCCATATCTGCGAACATTCTACCCTTTGCGGCTCCCGGAAGTTCCCCCTCAAGGAACCCTTCGTCGAACTGGTAAAGGGTTCGCTCAACACCTTCCTCAATGCCATGACGTTCCCGGACAAGACCATGTATCCCGTAGCCAGCCGCAACGCTGCCGATTTCAAGAACCTCATGGATGTCTATCTGGATGCCGTCTTTTTCCCGAACATGATCAAAGATAAACAGGTCCTCATGCAGGAAGGCTGGCACTATCATCTCGATTCGGCCGATAGTGAGCTGACTTATCGCGGTGTCGTTTATAACGAAATGAAAGGCGTCTTTTCTTCGCCGGATTCGCAGATGGAACGGCACGTCATGGATGCCCTCTTCCCGGATACGACGTATGGCGTCGAATCGGGCGGCAATCCCGATGATATCCCCAACTTGACACAGGAATCCTTTGCTGCCTTCCACGCCAAATATTATCATCCGTCGAACAGTTACCTCTTCCTCTACGGCGATATGGATATCGACCAGACCCTGGCCTTCATCGATGGGGAATACCTGAGCCAGTTCCATGTCCAGTCTGTCGATTCGGCCATCGGCCGCCAGACTTGCCCGGGCAGCCAGGTCAAGACCTATCCCTATGGCATTGCGACGGGAGAAAAGACGGATCACAAGACCCTGCATAGCCTGACCTATGTCATCGACGATGCCCTGGACCCGACCGTAGCCATGGCTTTCAAAGTCCTGACTTATGTCCTCTTGCAGTCGCCGGCAGCTCCGCTGAAAAAGGCCCTGGTCGATGCCGGACTGGGCAAGGATATTTCCGGTGATTTCCAGGATGGCATCTTGCAGCCTTTGTGGGGCATTTCTGTCAATGGGTCGGATCCGGACAAACAGGCTCAGATCCTGCCGCTCGTCCGCAAGGTCCTCAGCGATATGGTCCGCAGCGGCCTGGACAAGACCTTGCTCACAGGCGCCCTGAACCGGACGGAATTTGCCCTGCGTGAAGCCGATTTCGTCGGCCGCCCGAAGGGACTCATCTATGGCATCCGCTGCATGGATACGTGGCTCTACGATATGGATCCCCTGGCAGCCCTGTCCTATGAAGGGGCACTGGAAACGTTGCGCCGCGGCATCGACAACGGTTATTTCGAAGGGCTGATCCAGAAATATATCCTGGATAATCCTTATTATGCTCTCGTGTCCTTAGTCCCTGAACCGGGCCTGACGGAACGGCACGACAAGGCTCTGGCCGATAAGCTGGCGGCCTACAAGGCTTCGCTTTCGAAAGAAGAAATCGATGCCATCGTAGCTGATTCCCAGGCCCTGCAGAAACGGCAGGCTACGCCCGATTCGCCGGAAGCCCTGGAAACGATCCCGACCCTGACCCGGGACGACCTGGAAAAGAAGGTCGATTCGATTGCCATGGAACAGCAGACGATGGATGGCGTCACGGTCTGCTATGTCCCGGATGAAACGAACGGCATTACCTATGTCAACGCCTACTTCGACCTCCACGGCCTGACGCGGGAAGAAATTTCCTATGTCTATCTGCTCAGCGACCTCATCGGCGACATGGACACGACAGACCACACGTATGGGGACATCGCCTCGCTCATCGACCTGTATACCGGCGGCATCGACTACAGTGTCTCGGCTTTCTCAAACCGGACAGACAATAAGGATTACATGCCTGTTTTCCGCTTCAAGGCCAAGGGCTTGACACAGAACCTGGACAAACTCGTCGATTTGTTGAAGGAAATATCCCTGCACACGGTTTTCACCAATAAGGACCGCCTGGCTGAGCTCGTCGAAGAAACGAAGGCCGGCTGGGATATGGATGCGTTCCGCCGGGGTCATACGATCGTCATGCACCGCGTCTTGTCCTATGTTTCGCCTGTCGAAGCTTTCTGCGACGCCGGGGAATTGTCCTATTACCAATTCATTACGGACATCGCCGGACGCATCCGCAGCGATGCCGATGAAATCGGCGCCAAACTGTCTGCCGTCATGAAAAAAATCTTTACCCGTTCGGCCCTGACTTTGGAAGTGACGGCCAGCCAGGAAGACTGGAAGACGGCCAAAGTCGTCGTACCGGCGTGGATCCAAGCCTTGCCGCAGGGCGAAAAGCCCCAGGGCTTGTGCGATTTCGGCCTGTCCCGGAAGAATGAAGGCATCATGACCAGCGGGACGGTCCAGTACGTAGCCAAAGGCGGCAACTTCCGCAGCCATGGCTATGACTACGACGGCTCCCTCATGGTCCTCGACACGATTCTCCAATACGGTTATTTGTGGACGAAAATCCGCGTCCAGGGCGGGGCTTACGGCGCCTTTACCCGCTTCTATGACAATGGCGACATGGTCTTCTGCTCGTACCGTGACCCCAATCTCCGCTCCAGCGTCGAAGCCTATGACGCCTTGGCCGATTATCTGGAATCCTTTGATGTATCGGATCGGGAAATGACGAAATACGTCATCGGGACGCTGAGCCGCATTGACGTACCCCTGACGCCGTCCCTGCGCGGAGCCAAGGCCATGAGCCGGTACTTTACGGGCACGACGGAAGCCATTGCCCAGCAGCGCCGGGATCAGCTCCTGGCGACGACGGCTGCCGATATCCGGGCCCTGGCACCGCGTATCCGTGCCGTCATGGAAGACGACAACGTCTGCGTCATGGGCAGTGAAGCCAAGATCCGCGAAGCGAAGGATTTGTTTGCCAACCTCGTTTCGCTGCCTGATTAG
- the gluQRS gene encoding tRNA glutamyl-Q(34) synthetase GluQRS: MRGRFAPSPTGYIHLGNVWSALLAWLQVRQAGGTLVLRIEDIDEQRSKPIYTQALMEDLHWLGLNWDEGPDVGGPYGPYIQQERYDRYDAALEKLHKAGLLYPCYCSRARLQAVGAPHAGEHTVYDGHCYGMSEAQRQQMTKKPSWRVHVPARIISFTDGVYGTFHEDLARCCGDFVVRRADDMYAYQLAVSVDDGAMAVTYVLRGEDLLSSTAQQIWLMETLGYTPPVYTHVPMLVDEYGNRLSKRQHGITIRSLRERGMTAEAILSHLAYAGGLVPERRSYSRDELIRCCDFRKLRKEPIVVKML; this comes from the coding sequence ATGCGCGGACGTTTTGCGCCGAGCCCGACGGGTTATATCCACTTAGGCAATGTCTGGTCGGCCCTCCTGGCCTGGCTGCAGGTACGCCAGGCCGGCGGGACGCTGGTCCTGCGGATTGAAGATATCGACGAACAGCGGTCGAAGCCTATCTATACCCAGGCCCTGATGGAAGATTTGCACTGGCTGGGCCTTAACTGGGATGAAGGCCCGGATGTAGGCGGTCCTTATGGCCCGTACATCCAGCAGGAACGGTATGACCGCTATGATGCGGCCCTGGAGAAGCTCCATAAGGCCGGCCTCCTGTATCCCTGCTATTGCAGCCGGGCCCGCCTGCAGGCTGTCGGCGCTCCCCATGCCGGCGAGCACACCGTTTATGACGGCCATTGCTACGGTATGAGCGAAGCCCAGCGGCAGCAGATGACCAAGAAGCCGTCGTGGCGGGTCCATGTACCGGCGCGGATCATTTCCTTTACGGACGGCGTCTACGGGACCTTCCATGAAGACCTGGCGCGCTGCTGCGGCGACTTCGTTGTCCGCCGGGCCGATGACATGTATGCCTACCAGCTGGCCGTTTCCGTCGATGACGGAGCCATGGCCGTGACCTATGTCCTGCGCGGGGAAGACCTCCTGTCATCGACGGCCCAGCAGATTTGGCTCATGGAAACTTTGGGATATACACCGCCTGTATATACCCACGTCCCCATGCTCGTCGATGAATACGGCAACCGTTTATCCAAGCGCCAGCACGGCATCACCATCCGCTCACTGCGGGAACGGGGCATGACGGCTGAGGCCATCTTGTCGCACCTGGCCTATGCCGGCGGCCTGGTGCCGGAACGGCGCAGCTACAGCAGGGACGAACTTATCCGCTGCTGCGATTTCCGTAAATTGCGGAAAGAGCCCATTGTCGTAAAAATGCTGTAG
- the mraZ gene encoding division/cell wall cluster transcriptional repressor MraZ: MFMGEYEHSIDAKGRVILPVKFRDELGPKFVVTRGLEGCLSVYTMEAWMRLAGSLKKLRASKENVRAFKRFVFGSAAEVEFDKQGRILIPATLRAYAKLVKDVTVLGTGDKVEIWSKDVYEAYAAKTIPVMEEIAESLDDSLDLDF; this comes from the coding sequence ATGTTTATGGGTGAATATGAACATTCCATTGACGCAAAAGGTCGCGTTATTTTGCCTGTCAAATTTCGGGATGAACTAGGGCCAAAGTTCGTCGTTACCCGCGGTTTGGAAGGCTGTCTTTCTGTCTATACGATGGAGGCGTGGATGCGTTTGGCCGGCAGTTTGAAGAAACTCCGGGCGTCTAAAGAAAACGTCCGCGCCTTCAAGCGGTTTGTCTTCGGCAGTGCTGCTGAAGTAGAATTTGATAAACAAGGCCGCATCCTGATTCCGGCGACATTGAGGGCCTATGCCAAGCTGGTCAAGGATGTGACTGTCCTGGGGACAGGGGATAAGGTCGAAATCTGGAGCAAAGACGTTTACGAAGCCTATGCCGCCAAGACCATACCGGTCATGGAAGAGATCGCAGAAAGTCTCGACGATTCCCTGGACTTGGACTTTTAG
- the rsmH gene encoding 16S rRNA (cytosine(1402)-N(4))-methyltransferase RsmH: MNFHHVSVLRQETIDNLITDPDGIYVDCTLGGGGHSRALAGRLSAKATLIGLDQDKDAIAAATERLKDTACRRILVQRNFRYLPDVLDELGIEKVDGVMFDLGVSSYQLDTPERGFSYMQDGPLDMRMDRDQKRSAYDIVNGYSQADLYRIIKTYGEERWAKRIAAFIVEARREKPLERTEELVQVIKKAIPAGARKDGPHPAKRTFQAIRIEVNDELGILHDSLEHAAQRLKPGGRLCVITFHSLEDRIAKQTLRLLATDCICPPDMPVCTCHHHAILKVKRQPILPSQEELDTNPRARSAKLRVGVRK, translated from the coding sequence ATGAATTTTCATCACGTCAGTGTGCTTCGCCAAGAAACCATAGATAACTTGATCACCGACCCTGACGGGATTTATGTCGATTGCACACTTGGCGGCGGCGGTCATTCCCGGGCACTGGCCGGGCGCTTGTCGGCCAAGGCGACGCTTATCGGCCTTGACCAGGATAAGGATGCCATTGCAGCCGCGACGGAACGCTTGAAGGATACTGCCTGCCGGCGCATATTGGTACAGCGGAATTTCCGTTATCTGCCAGACGTACTCGATGAATTGGGGATTGAAAAAGTAGACGGCGTCATGTTCGATTTGGGCGTATCCAGTTATCAGCTCGATACACCGGAACGGGGATTTTCCTATATGCAGGACGGGCCCCTGGATATGAGGATGGACCGGGACCAGAAGCGCAGTGCCTACGATATCGTCAATGGCTACAGCCAGGCTGATTTATACCGCATCATCAAGACCTACGGCGAAGAACGATGGGCCAAGCGCATTGCGGCGTTTATCGTCGAAGCGCGGCGGGAAAAGCCTTTGGAACGGACGGAGGAACTGGTCCAGGTCATCAAGAAGGCCATCCCGGCCGGCGCCCGTAAGGACGGCCCCCATCCGGCCAAGCGGACTTTCCAGGCCATCCGTATTGAAGTCAACGATGAGCTGGGAATCCTTCACGATTCCCTGGAACACGCTGCCCAGCGCCTGAAGCCAGGCGGCCGGCTGTGCGTCATCACCTTCCATTCCCTGGAAGACCGCATTGCCAAACAGACATTGAGGCTCTTGGCGACAGACTGTATCTGTCCGCCGGACATGCCGGTTTGTACGTGCCATCATCATGCCATCCTGAAAGTGAAGCGCCAGCCTATCCTGCCGTCACAGGAAGAACTGGATACGAATCCGAGGGCCCGCAGTGCGAAGCTTCGCGTCGGTGTCCGCAAATAA
- the ftsL gene encoding cell division protein FtsL has product MIAAIVIVSNLLTSWAYQQSGELMEVKRETQQLQRENDELRVEISKLETPERIYTTATKRLGMVAPSRILYGNQTDQAARGKRR; this is encoded by the coding sequence ATGATTGCGGCCATCGTAATTGTATCCAATCTCCTGACCTCCTGGGCATACCAGCAGAGCGGAGAGCTCATGGAGGTGAAGCGCGAGACGCAGCAGTTACAGCGCGAAAACGATGAATTGCGCGTCGAGATTTCCAAATTGGAAACACCGGAACGAATTTACACGACCGCGACGAAGCGACTCGGCATGGTAGCGCCGTCACGGATCCTTTACGGGAACCAGACGGATCAAGCCGCAAGGGGAAAACGTCGATAA